From Firmicutes bacterium HGW-Firmicutes-1, one genomic window encodes:
- a CDS encoding DNA-binding response regulator — MGKKILVVDDEKLIIKGITFSLEQDGFEVDSAFDGEEALNLARGKEYDLIVLDVMLPKIDGLSVCQQIREFSVVPIIMLTAKGDDMDKILGLEYGADDYMTKPFNILELKARIKAIFRRSKYGAAEGAEGNPIIMSGDLKINSESRRVYVKELEVSLTAKEFDLLELFVNHSNKVYSRENLLNIVWGYDYPGDVRTVDVHVRRLREKVEPNPSEPTYIHTKWGVGYYYQHV; from the coding sequence ATGGGCAAGAAAATACTTGTAGTTGACGACGAAAAATTAATTATTAAGGGCATTACATTTAGTCTTGAGCAAGATGGCTTTGAAGTAGACAGCGCCTTTGATGGCGAAGAAGCATTGAACCTTGCAAGAGGTAAAGAGTATGATTTAATCGTGCTAGATGTCATGCTACCAAAGATTGATGGATTAAGCGTTTGCCAACAAATAAGAGAGTTTTCAGTAGTTCCCATTATCATGCTCACTGCAAAGGGTGATGATATGGATAAAATATTAGGATTAGAGTACGGCGCAGATGATTATATGACGAAGCCTTTTAATATACTCGAGCTTAAGGCAAGAATAAAAGCAATTTTTAGAAGATCAAAATACGGTGCAGCTGAAGGTGCAGAGGGTAACCCAATCATAATGTCTGGGGATCTTAAGATTAATAGCGAAAGCAGACGAGTTTATGTTAAGGAGCTGGAAGTATCATTAACAGCAAAGGAATTTGATTTACTTGAGTTATTTGTGAACCATTCCAATAAAGTTTACAGTAGAGAAAACCTTTTAAACATTGTATGGGGTTACGATTATCCAGGTGATGTTAGAACGGTTGATGTTCATGTAAGAAGATTAAGGGAAAAAGTTGAACCAAATCCAAGTGAGCCAACCTATATTCATACGAAATGGGGCGTTGGATATTATTAT
- a CDS encoding DegV family protein, whose protein sequence is MTYKLFTDSSADLPLEVIEKYKITVVPLSVRFSEEEYFDLTPKEFYDKLELSETLPITSQVTPESFMNAFKKELDQGNKIICVTIGSNASGTFQSAGIAKEALETEDITLIDSNSLCLGTGMIVIKIGKMLEKGEVLEAILGMVNFHTNNRIEHLFCVDTLKYLKKGGRIKASKAVIAEVLNIKPVLVVEDALTVPFGKVRGRNKVISYYVDHIKNTIDYEKSDLVIVGHSQDRPFADKMVEALKRDVGYNGEIIIGEIGAIIGTHAGPGVLAVFYVKK, encoded by the coding sequence ATGACCTACAAACTTTTCACCGATTCTTCAGCAGATTTACCATTAGAAGTAATTGAAAAATATAAAATAACTGTCGTACCCTTATCGGTAAGATTTAGTGAAGAAGAATATTTTGACCTAACTCCAAAAGAGTTTTACGATAAGCTTGAATTATCAGAAACATTACCGATCACATCACAAGTAACACCTGAAAGTTTCATGAATGCATTTAAAAAAGAGCTAGACCAAGGGAATAAAATAATTTGTGTTACCATTGGATCCAATGCAAGTGGAACTTTTCAATCAGCAGGTATCGCGAAAGAAGCCTTAGAGACAGAAGATATTACTCTGATTGACTCTAATTCCCTCTGTTTAGGAACAGGAATGATTGTAATTAAGATTGGAAAAATGTTAGAAAAGGGTGAGGTCTTAGAAGCAATTTTAGGTATGGTCAATTTCCATACAAATAATAGAATTGAACATCTTTTTTGTGTAGATACCCTAAAGTATCTAAAAAAGGGTGGGAGAATCAAAGCCTCAAAGGCGGTGATTGCGGAAGTGCTTAATATTAAGCCGGTTTTAGTGGTTGAAGATGCACTTACAGTCCCTTTTGGAAAAGTAAGAGGACGAAACAAAGTGATCTCTTATTACGTTGATCATATTAAAAATACGATTGATTATGAAAAAAGTGATTTGGTTATTGTTGGTCACTCCCAAGATAGACCCTTTGCGGATAAGATGGTTGAAGCCCTTAAAAGAGATGTTGGTTATAATGGAGAAATCATTATCGGAGAAATTGGAGCTATTATAGGAACTCATGCTGGACCAGGAGTGCTAGCTGTCTTCTATGTGAAAAAATAA
- a CDS encoding methylglyoxal synthase, with protein MLDRKMGVQKQIALVAHDNCKKDLIAWVKKNKDVLSSHFLYGTGTTGALIAKETGLPVRTFLSGPLGGDQQISSRIIENDINFLIFFWDPLEAQPHDPDVKALLRIAVLYDIPIATNQASADFMFTSPLLDQEYDRYIIDYSQRIKRSINI; from the coding sequence ATGTTAGATAGAAAAATGGGAGTGCAAAAACAAATAGCGTTGGTTGCACATGATAATTGTAAAAAAGATTTAATCGCATGGGTTAAAAAGAATAAGGACGTGCTTTCTTCACATTTTTTATATGGAACAGGTACTACAGGTGCATTAATTGCAAAAGAAACAGGATTGCCGGTTAGAACATTTTTAAGTGGGCCACTAGGTGGTGATCAACAAATAAGTTCTAGAATTATAGAAAATGATATCAACTTTTTGATATTTTTTTGGGATCCACTTGAAGCACAACCTCATGATCCAGATGTAAAGGCACTTCTTAGAATTGCTGTATTATATGATATTCCAATTGCAACAAACCAAGCTAGTGCAGATTTTATGTTTACATCACCATTATTAGATCAAGAATATGATAGATACATAATTGATTATTCACAACGAATCAAAAGAAGTATCAACATATAG
- a CDS encoding diguanylate cyclase gives MDNYKNENTSINLTYKKDKIHEELNNYKYSPLRITLIYLFFGAVWVLSSDVVLSKIVSNQALLSKINIIKGWFYVAVTAVLVYSLISRLIIRIHKQENKLIDSYEELSETYKELEVSKQDLQVQYKVLVEYKEKLYKLAYQDHLTLLPNRRLFYHDLSKKINEAKEDECFVLLLIDVDNFKYVNDIYGHDYGDKTLLNISQRIQCLINDHMKLYRIGGDEFAIYIEGKADLTFIHQFASSIIDDFKKNLHISTKTTVSMSIGISMFPETTKDLNDLVKFADVALYKAKDAGKGTYSIFEASLKRYMDEKILFEEKLKLALANDEFILHFQPQVDFNTGEIRGFEALIRWVNEDLGFVPPNRFIPIAEETKIIIEIGEWVLKTAIEFGSKLNMGDKKYIISVNISVVQWMQDNFVEVVENALKDYQFSEEYLELEITESILIHSFDQTISKLHKLREKGIKVALDDFGTGYSSLNYLKELPISTLKIDKTFIDDILVEKSKNEHILNAIITLGHQFGLEVIAEGVETQEQLSYLYNNKCDTIQGYIYSKPLDQQKIDGFISSFDTGYDGHTKCIIKREKESIHTIK, from the coding sequence ATGGATAATTATAAAAATGAAAATACATCTATTAATCTCACGTATAAAAAAGATAAAATTCACGAAGAATTGAATAATTATAAATATTCTCCTTTGAGAATTACGCTTATTTATCTGTTTTTTGGTGCAGTCTGGGTTTTATCTTCTGATGTTGTGTTAAGTAAAATAGTCAGTAATCAAGCATTATTGAGCAAAATCAATATTATAAAGGGCTGGTTTTATGTTGCCGTAACAGCTGTTTTAGTATATAGCCTTATTTCAAGGTTAATTATAAGAATTCATAAGCAAGAAAATAAGCTAATAGATAGCTATGAAGAATTATCCGAAACATATAAAGAGCTAGAAGTATCTAAACAAGACCTCCAAGTGCAGTATAAGGTGCTAGTAGAATACAAGGAAAAGCTTTATAAATTGGCATATCAAGATCACTTAACGTTGTTACCAAATCGGAGATTATTCTATCATGACTTATCAAAAAAAATTAATGAGGCTAAGGAAGATGAATGTTTTGTCTTGTTACTCATTGATGTTGATAATTTCAAGTATGTAAATGATATTTACGGTCATGATTATGGAGATAAAACACTACTGAACATATCACAACGGATTCAATGTTTAATCAACGATCATATGAAATTATATCGAATTGGTGGAGATGAATTTGCAATCTACATTGAAGGTAAAGCTGATTTGACTTTTATACATCAATTTGCTAGTAGTATCATTGATGATTTTAAGAAAAATCTACACATATCAACTAAGACAACAGTCTCAATGAGCATTGGGATTTCGATGTTCCCAGAAACCACAAAGGATTTAAATGATTTGGTCAAGTTTGCGGATGTTGCTTTATATAAAGCAAAGGATGCGGGAAAAGGTACCTACTCAATTTTTGAAGCATCCTTAAAACGATATATGGATGAAAAAATTCTGTTTGAGGAAAAATTAAAACTAGCATTGGCTAACGATGAATTTATTTTGCATTTCCAGCCACAGGTAGACTTTAATACAGGCGAAATTAGAGGATTCGAAGCACTTATTAGGTGGGTAAATGAAGACTTGGGATTTGTTCCTCCTAATAGATTTATACCTATTGCAGAAGAAACTAAAATCATAATTGAAATTGGCGAATGGGTTTTGAAAACAGCCATTGAATTTGGTTCGAAACTAAATATGGGTGATAAAAAATATATTATTTCAGTTAATATTTCAGTGGTACAATGGATGCAGGATAATTTCGTTGAAGTAGTTGAAAATGCCTTAAAGGATTATCAGTTTTCCGAAGAGTATCTCGAATTAGAAATAACAGAGTCAATTTTAATACATTCTTTTGATCAAACAATAAGTAAACTGCATAAATTGAGAGAAAAGGGAATAAAGGTTGCACTTGATGACTTTGGGACAGGATATTCTTCCTTAAATTATTTAAAGGAATTGCCAATTTCCACCTTGAAAATCGATAAAACTTTCATAGATGATATTTTAGTTGAAAAATCTAAGAATGAGCATATTTTAAATGCTATTATTACCTTAGGACATCAATTTGGCTTGGAGGTTATTGCTGAAGGAGTAGAAACACAAGAGCAATTGAGTTATTTATACAATAATAAATGTGATACTATTCAAGGATATATATATTCTAAACCGTTAGATCAGCAGAAAATTGATGGTTTTATTTCTTCCTTTGACACTGGGTATGATGGGCATACAAAGTGTATTATAAAAAGAGAAAAGGAAAGTATTCATACTATAAAATAA
- a CDS encoding NAD(+) synthase, giving the protein MTNYGFIRVAAASPEIKVGYCSYNTNEIIHLTKLALTDKASLIVFPELCITGYTCGDLFFQQQLISEALKSLIELKSFSIDKKICMIVGLPVKVLNSLYNCAAFICNGKIIGLVPKSFMPNYNEFYEHRWFASANDLSVQEIIIDREVVPIGADLIFAHNELVDFKLGIEICEDLWTPIPPSTFLTLNGATLIANPSASNELVSKIDYRKQLLSSQSARTVSGYIYASAGFGESTTDVVYGGHCLIYENGAKLLENKRFQLKSNYITSDIDLDKLAMDRIRMTTYRESSTWMNSGYRQLSFDIPIDDFELSRKIDPHPFVPKNKNKRDERCEEIFSIQTSALAKRIRHIGCNKVVIGVSGGLDSTLALLVCAKTFDMLKLDKKNMIGVTMPGFGTTDRTYTNALLLIEKLGATKKEIPIQEACMQHFEAIGHDPLVHDITYENVQARERTQILMDLSNKEGAIVIGTGDLSELALGWATYNGDHMSMYGVNASIPKTLVRYLVEWVASKSNDDGLQNTLSDILLTPVSPELLPPDHDGNIQQKTEEVIGPYELHDFFLYNMVRYGYTPIKILFLAEKAFEDIYTKKVILSWLKTFYKRFFSQQFKRSCLPDGPKVGSICLSPRGDWRMPSDAAVACWLKDLDEINA; this is encoded by the coding sequence ATGACAAATTATGGCTTTATACGTGTAGCTGCTGCTTCACCTGAAATAAAAGTTGGATATTGTTCCTACAATACGAATGAAATTATCCACTTAACAAAACTCGCATTAACTGATAAGGCCTCTCTAATAGTCTTTCCAGAGTTATGTATAACCGGCTACACCTGTGGCGATTTATTCTTTCAACAACAATTAATTTCTGAAGCTCTCAAATCTTTAATTGAGCTTAAAAGTTTTTCGATTGATAAAAAAATATGTATGATTGTTGGCTTACCTGTTAAAGTATTAAATAGCCTTTATAATTGTGCAGCTTTCATTTGCAATGGTAAGATTATAGGATTAGTGCCAAAAAGCTTCATGCCTAATTACAATGAATTCTACGAACATAGATGGTTTGCTTCTGCCAATGATTTATCTGTTCAAGAAATTATAATTGATCGAGAAGTTGTACCAATAGGAGCAGATTTGATTTTTGCTCATAATGAACTTGTAGATTTCAAGTTAGGTATTGAAATATGCGAAGATTTATGGACACCAATACCGCCTAGTACATTCCTAACATTAAATGGTGCTACTCTTATTGCCAATCCTTCAGCAAGCAATGAATTGGTCAGCAAAATCGATTATAGAAAGCAACTTCTCTCAAGTCAATCTGCCAGAACTGTAAGTGGTTATATCTATGCGTCTGCTGGCTTTGGAGAATCTACAACTGATGTTGTCTATGGTGGTCATTGTCTTATATACGAAAACGGAGCTAAACTATTAGAAAACAAGCGTTTTCAACTTAAATCTAATTATATAACCTCTGATATTGATCTTGATAAACTAGCTATGGATCGAATAAGAATGACCACATATAGGGAAAGTTCAACTTGGATGAATAGTGGATACCGACAACTATCCTTTGATATTCCTATTGATGATTTTGAATTAAGTCGAAAAATTGATCCTCATCCCTTTGTTCCAAAAAATAAAAACAAAAGAGATGAACGATGCGAAGAAATATTTTCTATTCAAACCTCTGCCTTAGCCAAGCGCATACGCCATATTGGCTGTAATAAAGTTGTGATTGGAGTTTCTGGTGGTTTAGACTCTACTTTGGCACTTTTGGTATGTGCTAAGACCTTTGATATGCTGAAGTTAGATAAAAAAAATATGATTGGTGTTACAATGCCTGGTTTTGGAACTACAGACAGAACGTATACCAATGCTCTTTTGCTTATTGAAAAACTGGGGGCAACTAAAAAAGAAATACCTATTCAGGAAGCATGTATGCAACATTTTGAAGCAATTGGGCATGATCCTTTGGTCCATGACATTACATATGAAAATGTACAAGCAAGAGAACGCACACAAATTCTTATGGATTTATCCAACAAAGAAGGCGCTATCGTAATCGGTACAGGTGACTTATCTGAATTAGCTCTTGGCTGGGCTACCTATAATGGAGATCATATGTCTATGTACGGCGTAAACGCATCAATTCCTAAAACATTGGTTCGTTATTTGGTTGAATGGGTAGCATCTAAATCCAATGATGACGGTTTACAAAACACATTAAGCGATATATTATTAACCCCAGTTAGCCCTGAACTACTACCTCCTGATCATGATGGTAATATTCAACAAAAAACCGAAGAAGTCATTGGACCCTATGAATTACATGATTTCTTTCTATACAATATGGTGCGTTATGGATATACTCCGATAAAAATATTATTTCTTGCCGAAAAAGCATTTGAAGATATATATACAAAGAAAGTTATTTTGTCTTGGTTAAAAACCTTTTATAAACGATTTTTCTCACAGCAGTTTAAACGTTCCTGCTTGCCGGATGGTCCTAAGGTTGGATCAATTTGCTTATCTCCTAGAGGTGATTGGCGAATGCCAAGTGATGCTGCTGTAGCTTGTTGGCTGAAAGATTTAGATGAAATAAATGCATAA